In Leclercia adecarboxylata, a single genomic region encodes these proteins:
- a CDS encoding IS6-like element IS26 family transposase has protein sequence MNPFKGRHFQRDIILWAVRWYCKYGISYRELQEMLAERGVNVDHSTIYRWVQRYAPEMEKRLRWYWRNPSDLCPWHMDETYVKVNGRWAYLYRAVDSRGRTVDFYLSSRRNSKAAYRFLGKILNNVKKWQIPRFINTDKAPAYGRALALLKREGRCPSDVEHRQIKYRNNVIECDHGKLKRIIGATLGFKSMKTAYATIKGIEVMRALRKGQASAFYYGDPLGEMRLVSRVFEM, from the coding sequence ATGAACCCATTCAAAGGCCGGCATTTTCAGCGTGACATCATTCTGTGGGCCGTACGCTGGTACTGCAAATACGGCATCAGTTACCGTGAGCTGCAGGAGATGCTGGCTGAACGCGGAGTGAATGTCGATCACTCCACGATTTACCGCTGGGTTCAGCGTTATGCGCCTGAAATGGAAAAACGGCTGCGCTGGTACTGGCGTAACCCTTCCGATCTTTGCCCGTGGCACATGGATGAAACCTACGTGAAGGTCAATGGCCGCTGGGCGTATCTGTACCGGGCCGTCGACAGCCGGGGCCGCACTGTCGATTTTTATCTCTCCTCCCGTCGTAACAGCAAAGCTGCATACCGGTTTCTGGGTAAAATCCTCAACAACGTGAAGAAGTGGCAGATCCCGCGATTCATCAACACGGATAAAGCGCCCGCCTATGGTCGCGCGCTTGCTCTGCTCAAACGCGAAGGCCGGTGCCCGTCTGACGTTGAACACCGACAGATTAAGTACCGGAACAACGTGATTGAATGCGATCATGGCAAACTGAAACGGATAATCGGCGCCACGCTGGGATTTAAATCCATGAAGACGGCTTACGCCACCATCAAAGGTATTGAGGTGATGCGTGCACTACGCAAAGGCCAGGCCTCAGCATTTTATTATGGTGATCCCCTGGGCGAAATGCGCCTGGTAAGCAGAGTTTTTGAAATGTAA
- a CDS encoding IS3 family transposase (programmed frameshift) — MKKRFSDEQIISILREAEAGVSARELCRKHAISDATFYTWRKKYGGMEVPEVKRLKSLEEENARLKKLLAEAMLDKEALQVALGRKLLTTGQKREAVEFMCDATGLSQRRACRLTGLSLSTCRYEAQRPAADALLSGRITELALERRRFGYRRIWQLLRREGLRVNHKRVYRIYHLNGLSVKRRRRRKGLATERFPLLRPDAPNLTWSMDFVMDALANGRRIKCLTCVDDFTKECLTITTAFGISGVQVTRILDSIALFRGYPATIRTDQGPEFTCRALDQWAFEHGVELRLVQPGKPTQNGFIESFNGRFRDECLNEHWFSDILHARKTINDWRQDYNECRPHSSLDYQTPAEFATDWRNRKYEEKPTDITN, encoded by the exons ATGAAGAAGCGTTTTTCCGACGAACAGATCATCAGTATTCTCCGCGAAGCGGAAGCCGGAGTTTCTGCCCGCGAGCTCTGCCGTAAGCACGCCATTTCAGATGCCACCTTTTACACCTGGCGCAAGAAGTATGGCGGTATGGAGGTGCCCGAGGTTAAGCGGCTTAAATCTCTTGAAGAGGAGAACGCCCGCCTCAAGAAGCTACTTGCCGAAGCCATGCTGGATAAGGAGGCACTTCAGGTGGCTCTGGGGCGAAAGT TACTGACGACAGGCCAGAAGCGGGAAGCCGTTGAGTTTATGTGTGATGCGACCGGTCTGTCGCAACGTCGTGCCTGCAGGCTTACAGGTTTGTCTCTGTCGACCTGCCGCTATGAGGCTCAGCGTCCGGCAGCTGATGCGCTTTTATCAGGGCGCATCACTGAGCTGGCACTGGAGCGCAGGCGTTTTGGCTACCGCCGCATCTGGCAGCTGCTGCGTCGGGAGGGCCTTCGCGTCAATCACAAGCGGGTATACCGTATTTACCACCTTAATGGACTGAGCGTAAAACGCAGACGACGCCGTAAAGGGCTGGCAACCGAACGGTTTCCGCTTCTGCGCCCGGATGCGCCGAACCTGACATGGTCGATGGATTTCGTTATGGACGCACTGGCCAACGGCCGGAGGATCAAGTGCCTGACCTGTGTGGATGATTTCACGAAGGAGTGTCTGACGATCACCACTGCTTTCGGTATTTCAGGCGTTCAGGTCACGCGTATTCTGGACAGCATCGCGCTGTTTAGGGGCTATCCGGCGACAATAAGAACCGATCAAGGCCCGGAATTTACCTGCCGCGCGCTCGATCAATGGGCCTTTGAGCATGGTGTGGAACTACGTCTTGTCCAGCCAGGTAAGCCAACGCAGAACGGATTTATTGAGAGTTTTAACGGACGCTTTCGCGATGAGTGTCTGAATGAACACTGGTTCAGCGATATTCTTCATGCCCGGAAAACGATTAATGACTGGCGGCAGGACTATAACGAGTGCCGTCCCCATTCATCGCTGGATTACCAGACACCAGCTGAATTCGCAACGGACTGGCGAAACAGGAAATATGAAGAAAAACCAACCGACATTACTAACTGA
- a CDS encoding nucleotidyltransferase family protein: MRPSVVLDMKRSAVREAVGRFRAANPRVFGSVLHGTDRDGSDLDLLVDALPGATLLDLGDLEEELKSLLGVDVDLLTPGDLPPKFRAKVLAEAQPI, translated from the coding sequence ATGCGACCGTCTGTTGTGCTTGACATGAAGCGAAGCGCAGTGCGTGAAGCGGTAGGCCGCTTTCGCGCCGCGAACCCGCGCGTCTTCGGCTCGGTGCTGCATGGCACCGACCGGGATGGCAGCGACCTCGACCTGTTGGTCGATGCGCTGCCCGGTGCCACGTTGTTGGACTTGGGCGATTTGGAAGAAGAACTGAAATCGCTGCTCGGCGTTGACGTCGATCTGCTGACTCCCGGCGACCTGCCGCCGAAGTTCCGGGCCAAGGTGCTCGCGGAGGCGCAACCGATATGA
- a CDS encoding DUF86 domain-containing protein, which translates to MSENRLPDYLDHIQQAATDARSFVEGMAKDDFLADKRTQQAVIMSLIVIGEAATKVMDGYVEFTQAHADVPWRSMRNMRNRMAHGYFDINLDVVWETVQEWLPALLQQLPAVRQDADDEDRNDNCERGISDDC; encoded by the coding sequence ATGAGCGAGAACCGCCTGCCCGATTACCTCGACCACATTCAGCAGGCCGCAACCGATGCGCGCAGCTTCGTGGAAGGGATGGCCAAGGACGACTTCTTGGCCGACAAGCGCACCCAGCAGGCCGTCATCATGAGCCTGATCGTCATCGGCGAGGCGGCCACAAAGGTGATGGATGGCTACGTCGAGTTCACCCAGGCGCATGCCGACGTGCCGTGGCGCAGCATGCGCAATATGCGTAATCGCATGGCTCACGGCTATTTCGACATCAACCTCGATGTGGTGTGGGAGACGGTACAGGAATGGCTGCCGGCGTTGCTCCAGCAATTGCCCGCCGTGCGTCAGGATGCCGACGATGAAGACCGTAACGACAACTGTGAAAGAGGGATCTCCGATGACTGTTGA
- a CDS encoding subclass B1 metallo-beta-lactamase IMP-4, producing MSKLSVFFIFLFCSIATAAEPLPDLKIEKLDEGVYVHTSFEEVNGWGVVPKHGLVVLVDAEAYLIDTPFTAKDTEKLVTWFVERGYKIKGSISSHFHSDSTGGIEWLNSQSIPTYASELTNELLKKDGKVQAKNSFGGVNYWLVKNKIEVFYPGPGHTPDNLVVWLPERKILFGGCFIKPYGLGNLGDANLEAWPKSAKLLISKYGKAKLVVPSHSEAGDASLLKLTLEQAVKGLNESKKPSKLSN from the coding sequence ATGAGCAAGTTATCTGTATTCTTTATATTTTTGTTTTGTAGCATTGCTACCGCAGCAGAGCCTTTGCCAGATTTAAAAATTGAAAAACTTGATGAAGGCGTTTATGTTCATACTTCGTTTGAAGAAGTTAACGGGTGGGGCGTTGTTCCTAAACATGGTTTGGTTGTTCTTGTAGATGCTGAAGCTTATCTAATTGACACTCCATTTACGGCTAAAGATACTGAAAAGTTAGTCACTTGGTTTGTGGAACGTGGCTATAAAATAAAAGGCAGTATTTCCTCTCATTTTCATAGTGACAGCACGGGCGGAATAGAGTGGCTTAATTCTCAATCCATCCCCACGTATGCGTCTGAATTAACTAATGAGCTGCTTAAAAAAGACGGTAAGGTTCAAGCTAAAAATTCATTTGGCGGGGTTAACTATTGGCTAGTTAAAAATAAAATTGAAGTTTTTTATCCAGGCCCAGGACACACTCCAGATAACCTAGTAGTTTGGCTGCCTGAAAGGAAAATATTATTCGGTGGTTGTTTTATTAAACCGTACGGTCTAGGTAATTTGGGTGACGCAAATTTAGAAGCTTGGCCAAAGTCCGCTAAATTATTAATATCCAAATATGGTAAGGCAAAACTGGTTGTTCCAAGTCACAGTGAAGCTGGAGACGCATCACTCTTGAAACTTACATTAGAGCAGGCGGTTAAAGGGTTAAACGAAAGTAAAAAACCATCAAAACTAAGCAACTAA
- a CDS encoding recombinase family protein produces the protein MLIGYARVSTQDQNLELQREALSKAGCKKVFEDKVSGTRADRPGLAKTLEMLREGDTLVVWKLDRLGRSVKQLVDLVGDLHKHGVQFRSLTDSIDTGTPSGRFFFHVMASLAEMERELTVERTRAGLEVAKQLGRKGGRKPKMTDSKIESAKKLLASGVPPKDVAKNLGVSIPTLYRWVPASTHA, from the coding sequence ATGTTGATTGGCTATGCGCGCGTCTCGACGCAGGATCAGAACCTGGAGCTGCAACGCGAAGCCTTGAGCAAGGCCGGATGTAAAAAGGTCTTCGAGGACAAGGTGAGTGGCACGCGGGCAGACCGGCCTGGCTTGGCCAAGACGCTCGAAATGCTGCGCGAAGGCGATACTTTGGTCGTCTGGAAGCTCGACCGGCTGGGCCGGTCGGTCAAGCAACTGGTCGATCTGGTCGGCGATCTGCACAAGCACGGTGTCCAGTTCAGGAGCCTCACCGACTCCATCGACACCGGCACACCATCCGGGCGGTTCTTCTTCCACGTCATGGCGAGCCTTGCCGAAATGGAGCGCGAGCTGACCGTCGAGCGCACCCGCGCCGGGCTGGAAGTCGCCAAGCAGCTCGGCCGCAAAGGCGGCCGCAAGCCGAAGATGACCGACAGCAAGATCGAGTCGGCCAAGAAGCTGCTGGCCAGCGGGGTGCCGCCCAAGGACGTGGCCAAGAACCTCGGCGTGTCCATTCCGACGCTGTACCGCTGGGTGCCAGCCTCCACGCACGCTTAG
- a CDS encoding cupin domain-containing protein: MTVESRIFSVAEYVQPSEGEPIRSVVLETRDSIIVVWHVHPGQEIAAHIHPHGQDTWTVLSGMADYFQGNGIVRALREGEIAVARPGQVHGARNTGTEPFVFVSVVASANAGFVLAER; the protein is encoded by the coding sequence ATGACTGTTGAATCGAGAATATTTTCTGTAGCCGAGTATGTTCAGCCGTCCGAAGGCGAGCCTATTCGTTCCGTTGTGCTTGAAACCCGAGACTCAATTATCGTGGTTTGGCATGTCCATCCCGGGCAGGAAATTGCGGCTCACATTCATCCTCACGGCCAAGACACGTGGACTGTTTTGTCGGGAATGGCTGATTACTTTCAGGGCAATGGGATTGTTCGTGCCCTCAGGGAAGGTGAGATAGCCGTGGCAAGACCGGGCCAAGTGCACGGGGCGCGAAATACAGGTACCGAGCCATTTGTGTTCGTCTCGGTTGTGGCATCAGCCAATGCCGGTTTCGTATTGGCTGAGCGATAG
- the ltrA gene encoding group II intron reverse transcriptase/maturase, translating into MPNLSVLTTSSDDYYQQRISPQPAFSSNLFPQLLEPENLHRAWRQVKANKGASGIDGMTIEAFPRWMQQGGWQQCKSQLERGEYQPSAVRRVEIDKPDGGKRKLGIPTVIDRVIQQAIAQILTPLFDPYFSVNSFGFRPNRNAQQAVLQVRNIIKQKRKFAVDVDLSKFFDRVNHDLLMTQLRSKVQDKRLLALIGKYLRAGVMVNDQFEASFEGVPQGGPLSPLLSNIMLDSLDKELESRGHHFARYADDFIILVKSQRAGERVLKSITHYLGTKLKLIVNEHKSQVVKVGQSKFLGFTFNRGKIQWHANTLHVFKQKIRRLTNRNWGVSMSYQLFKLRQYMQGWINYFGIANAYQGCVDLDHWIRRRVRMCYWRQWRKPRTKVQNLLKRGVRIQAAVACGLTSKGPWRSSKTPGIQQALSNEYLEKAGLYSLRDGWIAVHYPSQITG; encoded by the coding sequence TTGCCAAACTTGTCGGTACTCACTACGTCGTCAGACGATTACTATCAACAGCGTATTAGCCCGCAACCAGCCTTCAGCAGCAATCTATTTCCGCAACTACTCGAACCTGAGAATCTACACCGAGCTTGGCGACAAGTGAAAGCCAATAAAGGCGCGTCGGGTATCGATGGCATGACCATCGAAGCCTTCCCGCGCTGGATGCAACAAGGCGGCTGGCAACAGTGTAAATCTCAGCTTGAGCGAGGAGAATATCAACCCTCAGCGGTCAGGCGCGTGGAGATCGATAAACCCGATGGCGGTAAACGCAAATTGGGGATCCCCACCGTGATTGATCGTGTGATACAACAAGCAATCGCTCAGATACTCACGCCGTTGTTTGACCCCTACTTTTCAGTCAATAGCTTCGGCTTTAGGCCGAACAGAAACGCCCAGCAGGCGGTACTACAAGTCAGGAATATCATCAAACAGAAGCGCAAATTTGCCGTTGATGTTGATCTGTCCAAGTTCTTTGACCGCGTCAACCACGATCTGTTGATGACTCAGTTAAGGAGTAAGGTGCAGGATAAGCGTCTGCTAGCGCTTATTGGCAAATACCTGCGAGCGGGCGTCATGGTCAACGACCAATTTGAAGCAAGCTTCGAAGGTGTACCTCAGGGCGGCCCACTCTCACCCTTATTATCAAACATCATGCTGGATAGTTTGGATAAAGAATTGGAAAGCCGAGGACATCACTTCGCCCGCTACGCTGATGACTTTATCATCTTGGTGAAGTCTCAACGGGCGGGAGAACGTGTTCTCAAGAGTATTACTCATTATCTTGGTACGAAGCTAAAACTGATCGTTAACGAGCATAAAAGCCAAGTAGTTAAGGTAGGTCAAAGCAAGTTCCTTGGCTTCACCTTTAACCGAGGAAAGATCCAATGGCATGCCAACACGTTGCACGTTTTCAAACAAAAGATACGACGACTGACGAACCGCAATTGGGGAGTCAGCATGAGCTATCAACTGTTTAAACTGCGGCAATATATGCAAGGTTGGATCAATTACTTTGGCATAGCCAACGCTTATCAAGGTTGCGTCGATTTAGACCACTGGATCCGTCGCCGAGTGCGTATGTGCTACTGGCGTCAGTGGCGAAAACCACGGACTAAGGTGCAGAACCTACTTAAACGAGGTGTCAGGATCCAAGCTGCCGTTGCTTGTGGACTCACAAGTAAAGGCCCTTGGCGTAGTTCGAAAACGCCAGGCATACAGCAAGCGCTGAGTAACGAGTACCTAGAGAAAGCTGGATTGTATTCACTAAGAGATGGATGGATTGCAGTTCATTATCCTAGCCAAATAACAGGTTAG